Proteins encoded together in one Vicinamibacterales bacterium window:
- a CDS encoding PilZ domain-containing protein has translation MPDARLILIAAPELIPALRERVGDQDVQTFADSEPLRALEAIVSLRPAVVALERLFAASPRGAALIARIKADPALEASEIRVLSHDTDYQRVSPRRKKVREAAPAVKPQPPATLDRGTRRAPRFRMRSEAQLTIDGQAARLIDLSLFGAQVLSSAVLKPGQSVALKMGPEEAPIGASGKIVWARLELSRTGPTYRAGIEFEEPDQGAVGTFSDIYRIA, from the coding sequence ATGCCCGACGCTCGACTGATTCTCATTGCGGCCCCCGAGCTGATACCGGCGCTCCGCGAACGGGTCGGCGACCAGGACGTCCAGACGTTTGCCGACTCGGAGCCGCTGCGCGCGCTCGAGGCGATCGTGAGCCTGCGGCCCGCGGTTGTGGCGCTGGAGCGACTGTTTGCCGCGTCGCCGCGCGGTGCAGCGCTCATCGCGCGCATCAAGGCCGACCCCGCGCTGGAAGCATCTGAGATCCGCGTCCTGTCGCACGACACCGACTATCAGCGCGTCTCGCCGCGCCGGAAGAAGGTCCGCGAAGCCGCCCCCGCGGTGAAGCCACAGCCGCCGGCCACGCTCGACCGCGGCACGCGGCGCGCACCGCGCTTCCGCATGCGGTCGGAGGCGCAGTTGACGATCGACGGTCAGGCCGCCCGATTGATCGATCTCTCCCTGTTTGGCGCGCAGGTGCTCTCCTCGGCCGTTCTCAAGCCGGGGCAATCGGTGGCGCTGAAGATGGGCCCCGAGGAGGCCCCGATCGGGGCTTCGGGGAAGATCGTGTGGGCCCGCCTCGAACTGTCACGGACGGGCCCGACGTACCGGGCAGGGATTGAATTCGAGGAACCCGATCAGGGCGCGGTCGGCACCTTCTCCGACATCTATCGGATCGCATAG
- a CDS encoding ABC transporter permease, translating into MSSASGTSHPLVELTAARLREFAREPEAVFWVFVFPIVLAFALGIAFRTKADDPVYAGVVEGEQAARLAEVLRGTPGITVRIVRESRTDLALRDGEAQVIVIPGTPPTYKFDPTRPESRLARLVVDNALQRASGRTDRFSAREHRLNVIGARYIDWLIPGLLGMNIMGTSMWGIGFSIVQMRTRRVLRRLAATPMSRAHFLLAQVLARLMFLALEVGALLVFAWLMFGVPINGSWLTLAGVAVVGTLSFGGLSLLIASRPRTIESVSGWMNFAMLPMWILSGVFFSSANFPKPMQPIIHALPLTAVNDALRAVMLDGAPAASLAHEWMVMAGWGGLCFVVALKIFRWK; encoded by the coding sequence ATGAGTAGCGCCTCCGGCACGTCCCACCCGCTCGTCGAACTGACGGCCGCCCGGCTCCGGGAGTTCGCCCGCGAACCCGAGGCCGTCTTCTGGGTCTTCGTGTTCCCGATCGTGCTGGCGTTCGCCCTCGGGATTGCGTTTCGGACCAAGGCGGATGACCCGGTGTACGCCGGCGTGGTCGAGGGAGAGCAGGCCGCGCGACTCGCAGAAGTCCTTCGCGGAACGCCTGGTATCACGGTGCGCATCGTACGCGAGAGCCGGACCGATTTGGCGCTGCGCGACGGCGAGGCACAGGTGATCGTGATCCCTGGCACGCCGCCCACCTACAAGTTCGATCCGACGCGCCCGGAGAGCCGGCTCGCACGGCTCGTCGTCGACAACGCGCTGCAGCGGGCGAGCGGTCGGACCGACCGGTTCTCGGCGCGCGAGCACCGGCTGAATGTGATCGGCGCACGGTACATCGACTGGCTGATTCCCGGCCTGCTCGGTATGAACATCATGGGCACGAGCATGTGGGGCATCGGCTTTTCGATCGTCCAGATGCGGACGCGGCGGGTGCTCAGGCGCCTCGCGGCCACGCCGATGTCACGTGCGCATTTCCTGCTCGCGCAGGTCCTCGCGCGCCTGATGTTTCTCGCACTCGAGGTCGGGGCACTGCTCGTGTTCGCTTGGCTCATGTTCGGTGTCCCGATCAACGGTTCATGGCTCACGTTGGCCGGAGTGGCCGTGGTTGGCACGTTGTCGTTCGGCGGCCTGAGCCTGCTCATCGCGAGCCGTCCGCGGACCATCGAGTCGGTGTCGGGCTGGATGAACTTCGCGATGCTGCCGATGTGGATCCTGTCGGGCGTCTTCTTCTCGTCGGCCAATTTCCCGAAGCCGATGCAGCCGATCATCCACGCCCTGCCGTTGACCGCGGTGAACGACGCGCTGCGCGCCGTGATGCTCGACGGCGCCCCGGCAGCCTCGCTGGCCCACGAGTGGATGGTGATGGCCGGATGGGGCGGTCTCTGCTTCGTCGTCGCGCTGAAGATCTTCCGGTGGAAATAG
- a CDS encoding adenylosuccinate synthase has translation MNVAVIGAQWGDEGKGKIVDLLTPHFSIVARYQGGHNAGHTVLVHGTKFVLHLLPSGILHPGVSCVIGNGVVVDPEALFQEIEMLRGCGIEVGDRLVISDKAHVILPYHRDLDLLHEARRGDQKIGTTSRGIGPAYEDKIGRRGIRVGDLADPSSLADQVRENVQARNRLVGDAALDWKPLFERLVVFGERMRPWVKDVSVFLWQAQAKGQQVLFEGAQGTLLDIDHGTYPYVTSSNSTAGGVCTGLGIGPRAVGQVLGIAKAYITRVGGGPLPTELSGPMAERLRETGQEYGASTGRPRRCGWYDAVVVRYAARVNGLDAIALTKLDVLDGLKEIEVCTSYQCGDRRLTEFPSDVRQLANCRPVYERLPGWTRPTGGARSYADLPAEARAYVARLEEVTGVPVAIISTGSDRDDTVLREDSVAAQWFGQDAQCEM, from the coding sequence ATGAACGTTGCCGTGATTGGTGCGCAGTGGGGCGACGAAGGCAAGGGCAAGATCGTGGATCTGCTCACCCCGCATTTCTCGATTGTCGCCCGTTACCAGGGTGGCCACAACGCGGGGCACACGGTGCTGGTGCACGGAACGAAGTTCGTCCTGCACCTGCTTCCTTCCGGCATTCTCCATCCGGGCGTGTCGTGCGTGATCGGTAACGGCGTGGTCGTGGACCCCGAGGCGCTGTTCCAGGAAATCGAGATGCTGCGCGGATGCGGCATCGAAGTGGGCGACCGGCTGGTCATCAGCGACAAGGCGCACGTCATCCTGCCGTACCATCGCGACCTGGATCTGCTGCACGAAGCCCGCCGCGGCGACCAGAAGATCGGCACGACCTCGCGCGGCATCGGGCCGGCGTACGAGGACAAGATCGGACGCCGCGGCATCCGCGTCGGTGACCTCGCCGACCCGTCGTCGCTCGCCGACCAGGTGCGGGAGAACGTGCAGGCGCGCAACCGGCTCGTCGGCGACGCCGCGCTCGATTGGAAGCCGCTCTTCGAACGACTCGTCGTGTTCGGCGAGCGGATGCGCCCGTGGGTGAAGGATGTCTCGGTGTTCCTCTGGCAGGCTCAGGCCAAGGGACAACAGGTGCTCTTCGAAGGGGCGCAGGGAACGCTGCTCGACATCGACCACGGGACCTATCCGTACGTGACCTCGTCGAACTCGACCGCGGGCGGCGTGTGCACCGGCCTCGGCATCGGACCTCGGGCGGTCGGTCAGGTGCTCGGGATCGCCAAGGCATACATCACGCGCGTCGGTGGCGGGCCGCTTCCGACCGAACTGTCGGGACCGATGGCCGAGCGGTTGCGCGAGACCGGTCAGGAGTACGGCGCGTCCACGGGACGGCCGCGCCGCTGTGGTTGGTACGACGCGGTCGTCGTCCGCTACGCGGCGCGCGTGAACGGTCTCGACGCCATCGCGCTCACGAAACTCGACGTGCTCGACGGTCTGAAGGAGATCGAGGTGTGCACGTCGTACCAGTGTGGCGATCGGAGGCTCACCGAGTTCCCGAGTGACGTGCGGCAGCTCGCGAATTGCCGGCCGGTCTACGAGCGGCTGCCCGGCTGGACACGCCCGACCGGCGGCGCCAGATCCTACGCCGACCTTCCGGCCGAAGCCCGCGCCTACGTCGCGCGGCTCGAGGAGGTGACGGGGGTGCCGGTGGCGATCATCTCGACCGGCTCGGATCGCGACGACACGGTTCTCCGCGAGGATTCGGTGGCCGCGCAGTGGTTCGGCCAGGACGCACAGTGCGAAATGTAG
- a CDS encoding ABC transporter ATP-binding protein, producing MPVPREPAVVCRGLQKRYGDVVAVAGLDLEVHAGECFGLLGPNGAGKTTTVEILEGLLDRDAGDVRVLGLTWGADDQALRQRLGIQLQDTQLNEKLTVGETVRLFRSFYHQGPSVDEVLAMVELEPKRASWVGKLSGGQKQRLAVACALVNRPDLLFLDEPTTGLDPQSRRQLWELLERFRAGGGTIVLTTHYMDEAEALCDRVAIVDHGRMIALGTPHELVHSLGADHVIEFSLAHGARPPVSRLAQLPGVKDVREDAGTVSLNVAEAHLVIAALLAELDHAQMKLSRFVTHQATLEDVFVALTGRHLRDE from the coding sequence ATGCCTGTGCCCAGGGAGCCGGCGGTCGTCTGCCGAGGCCTGCAGAAACGCTACGGCGATGTCGTGGCGGTCGCCGGCCTCGATCTCGAGGTGCACGCCGGAGAGTGTTTCGGCCTGCTCGGACCGAACGGCGCGGGCAAGACGACGACCGTCGAGATCCTCGAGGGGTTGCTGGATCGGGACGCGGGTGACGTTCGGGTGCTGGGTCTGACCTGGGGCGCGGACGATCAGGCGCTCCGCCAGCGTCTCGGCATCCAGCTTCAGGACACGCAACTGAACGAGAAACTGACGGTCGGGGAAACGGTCCGGTTGTTCCGCTCGTTCTACCATCAGGGTCCGTCGGTCGACGAGGTCCTCGCGATGGTGGAACTCGAACCGAAACGCGCGAGCTGGGTGGGGAAGCTGTCGGGCGGCCAGAAGCAGCGGCTGGCGGTGGCGTGTGCGCTCGTCAACCGGCCCGATCTGCTGTTCCTCGACGAGCCGACGACCGGCCTCGACCCGCAGTCGCGCAGGCAGCTCTGGGAGCTGCTCGAGAGGTTTCGCGCCGGCGGCGGCACGATCGTCCTCACCACGCACTACATGGACGAAGCCGAGGCGTTGTGCGACCGCGTGGCGATCGTCGATCACGGCCGGATGATCGCGCTTGGGACACCCCACGAACTGGTGCATTCGCTGGGGGCGGACCACGTGATCGAGTTCTCCCTGGCCCACGGAGCCCGGCCTCCCGTCTCGCGACTGGCGCAACTCCCCGGCGTGAAGGACGTTCGTGAGGATGCCGGGACCGTGAGCCTGAACGTGGCCGAAGCCCATCTCGTGATTGCCGCGCTGCTCGCGGAATTGGATCACGCGCAGATGAAGCTCTCCCGGTTCGTGACCCACCAGGCGACGCTCGAGGACGTCTTCGTCGCCCTCACAGGACGGCATCTCCGCGATGAGTAG